From the Euphorbia lathyris chromosome 6, ddEupLath1.1, whole genome shotgun sequence genome, one window contains:
- the LOC136233587 gene encoding ubiquitin-conjugating enzyme E2-23 kDa-like isoform X1, translated as MSSPSKRRDMDVMKLMMSDYAVEPINDGINEFNVEFHGPKESLYEGGVWKIHVELPDAYPYKSPSIGFLNKIFHPNVDEMSGSVCLDVINQSWSPMFDLLNIFEVFLPQLLLYPNPSDPLNGDAASLMMKDKKQYEEKVKEYCERYAKKEDISKTLTEESNEDISDGDISDGECTSSDDNVAGDADP; from the exons ATGTCTTCACCTAGCAAAAGAAGAGATATGGATGTGATGAAATT GATGATGAGTGACTATGCTGTGGAGCCAATCAATGATGGGATTAATGAATTTAATGTAGAATTCCACGGGCCAAAAGAAA GCCTTTATGAAGGCGGTGTTTGGAAAATCCATGTGGAGCTACCTGATGCTTACCCATACAAATCTCCATCCATTGGatttttgaataaaattttCCACCCTAATGTTGATGAAAT GTCTGGTTCTGTGTGCTTGGATGTCATCAACCAATCATGGAGTCCAATGTTTG atcttttaaatatatttgaagTTTTCCTTCCACAACTGCTGCTTTATCCAAACCCTTCAGATCCACTAAATGGTGATGCAGCATCCCTTATGATGAAGGATAAGAAACAGTATGAAGAGAAAGTGAAAG AGTATTGTGAACGTTATGCAAAAAAAGAAGATATATCAAAGACACTCACCGAGGAGAGCAATGAAGATATCAGCGATGGGGACATTAGTGATGGAGAATGTACCTCAAGTGATGACAATGTTGCTGGTGATGCAGATCCTTGA
- the LOC136233587 gene encoding ubiquitin-conjugating enzyme E2-23 kDa-like isoform X2 translates to MLLFSCFRMMSDYAVEPINDGINEFNVEFHGPKESLYEGGVWKIHVELPDAYPYKSPSIGFLNKIFHPNVDEMSGSVCLDVINQSWSPMFDLLNIFEVFLPQLLLYPNPSDPLNGDAASLMMKDKKQYEEKVKEYCERYAKKEDISKTLTEESNEDISDGDISDGECTSSDDNVAGDADP, encoded by the exons ATGCTGCTGTTTTCATGCTTTAGGATGATGAGTGACTATGCTGTGGAGCCAATCAATGATGGGATTAATGAATTTAATGTAGAATTCCACGGGCCAAAAGAAA GCCTTTATGAAGGCGGTGTTTGGAAAATCCATGTGGAGCTACCTGATGCTTACCCATACAAATCTCCATCCATTGGatttttgaataaaattttCCACCCTAATGTTGATGAAAT GTCTGGTTCTGTGTGCTTGGATGTCATCAACCAATCATGGAGTCCAATGTTTG atcttttaaatatatttgaagTTTTCCTTCCACAACTGCTGCTTTATCCAAACCCTTCAGATCCACTAAATGGTGATGCAGCATCCCTTATGATGAAGGATAAGAAACAGTATGAAGAGAAAGTGAAAG AGTATTGTGAACGTTATGCAAAAAAAGAAGATATATCAAAGACACTCACCGAGGAGAGCAATGAAGATATCAGCGATGGGGACATTAGTGATGGAGAATGTACCTCAAGTGATGACAATGTTGCTGGTGATGCAGATCCTTGA